One window of the Cataglyphis hispanica isolate Lineage 1 chromosome 13, ULB_Chis1_1.0, whole genome shotgun sequence genome contains the following:
- the LOC126854210 gene encoding glucose transporter type 1 isoform X3 yields the protein MADSRGFKPINQLWQSATVPTDQDSECLYEEIPGSRDTDQPAGAAVGHAVQGEEEEEEEEEEDEKGSRGSLDFGVQVGGSGDWWGDQSGDREDIVTGGGTVPRSRSVGRNGRSGTSGGARSRSGSTDRRRPDRTRQQDIVVVGRVEEERYAARRIHVEPGTGAVLPPPAATGLKLTRGRPTSQSTVARYLHSASTNASATHHHHHHHGLHSQYPPASRTTGRQHRHHHSSRGAFSNETQEEVQEDDEATLRELLVSLQKQVSVMSMNLSAKLDELQRGDRQLETTVALCEIRTQLQELTKSVESCQSEVSEVKRDMVAIKHELDTVQQVKEEIEELREYVDRLEEHSHRRKLRLLEQGLTLFLSYAILAAVLGMLQFGYNTGVINAPEVNIENFMKDVYKDRYGEDISDDSVKTLYSVAVSIFAIGGMVGGFSGGTIANRFGRKGGLLLNNVLGIVGACLMGFTKLAESYEMLFFGRFIIGVNCGLNTSLVPMYISEIAPLNLRGGLGTVNQLAVTVGLLVSQVLGIEQILGTNEGWPVLLGLAICPAILQLLLLPVCPESPRYLLITKQWEEEARKALRRLRASNQVEEDIEEMRAEERAQQAESTISMTELICSPTLRAPLVIGVVMQLSQQLSGINAVFYYSTNLFTSSGLTDESAKFATIGIGAIMVGMTLVSIPLMDRTGRRTLHLYGLGGMFIFSIFITISFLIKEFFGYVQEMIDWMSYISVVSTLCFVVFFAVGPGSIPWMITAELFSQGPRPAAMSIAVLVNWMANFLVGIGFPSMKTSLENYTFLPFSAFLAVFWIFTYKKVPETKNKTFEEILALFRHGNDRSMLNCVNALEGHIPPAESAALMVAEEKPHPDSFVFAAGSERSSVAPAQPERPPPPLPPPRFPNSGV from the exons ATGGCCGATTCACGCGGCTTCAAGCCAATAAACCAGTTGTGGCAGAGCGCAACAGTGCCGACGGATCAGGATTCGGAGTGTCTCTACGAGGAGATCCCGGGGTCTCGGGATACGGATCAGCCAGCTGGTGCCGCCGTTGGGCACGCGGTGCagggggaggaggaagaggaggaggaggaggaggaggacgagAAAGGCAGCAGGGGAAGTCTCGATTTTGGGGTCCAGGTTGGAGGTAGCGGCGACTGGTGGGGCGATCAGTCGGGGGATCGGGAGGACATCGTCACCGGCGGCGGTACCGTCCCCCGTAGCAGGTCAGTCGGCAGGAACGGCCGATCGGGGACGAGCGGCGGCGCGAGATCGCGCAGCGGGTCGACCGATCGGCGTCGGCCAGATCGAACGCGCCAGCAggacatcgtcgtcgtcggcagGGTGGAGGAGGAGCGGTATGCCGCGCGCAGGATCCACGTGGAGCCCGGTACAGGCGCCGTATTGCCGCCTCCTGCGGCTACCGGCCTCAAGCTGACCAGGGGGCGACCAACGAGCCAGAGCACCGTCGCCCGTTACTTGCACTCGGCCAGCACCAACGCCTCGGCGACACaccaccatcatcatcatcacggCTTGCACAGCCAGTATCCACCGGCATCCAGGACGACCGGCAGGCAGCACCGCCATCATCACTCAAGCCGCGGCGCCTTCAGTAATGAGACGCAGGAAGAGGTACAGGAGGACGATGAAGCCACTCTACGGGAGTTGCTCGTAAG TCTGCAGAAACAGGTCAGCGTTATGAGTATGAACTTGAGTGCCAAGCTGGACGAGCTGCAGCGGGGTGACCGCCAGCTGGAGACCACCGTCGCTCTCTGCGAGATCCGCACGCAGCTGCAGGAGCTCACGAAGAGCGTAGAGTCTTGTCAGAGCGAGGTCAGCGAGGTGAAGCGGGACATGGTCGCGATTAAG CACGAACTAGATACGGTACAGCAAGTTAAGGAAGAGATAGAGGAATTACGGGAGTACGTGGATCGACTGGAAGAGCACTCCCATCGGCGGAAACTTAGGCTCCTGGAGCAG GGACTGACACTTTTCCTATCGTATGCGATACTGGCAGCCGTATTGGGAATGTTGCAGTTTGGATACAACACTGGAGTGATTAACGCGCCTGAAGTg aacatagagaattttatgaaagatGTGTACAAGGATAGATACGGAGAGGATATTTCGGATGATTCTGTCAAGACATTATACTCTGTGGCCGTGAGCATATTCGCGATCGGTGGTATGGTGGGTGGTTTCAGTGGAGGAACAATCGCCAACAGATTTGGCAG AAAGGGAGGCTTACTGCTAAACAACGTGCTGGGCATCGTGGGGGCGTGCCTGATGGGTTTCACGAAGCTCGCTGAGTCGTACGAAATGTTGTTCTTCGGACGGTTCATCATCGGTGTCAATTGTGGCTTGAACACCTCGTTGGTTCCCATGTACATATCGGAAATAGCGCCATTGAACCTGAGAGGCGGCCTAGGCACGGTGAACCAGCTCGCTGTTACGGTGGGCCTCCTGGTCTCCCAGGTGCTGGGCATCGAGCAAATCCTTGGAACAAACGAGGGTTGGCCCGTTCTCTTAGGACTAGCTATCTGTCCTGCCATTCTACAGCTATTGCTGCTTCCAGTTTGCCCGGAATCTCCAAG ATATTTGCTCATTACTAAACAATGGGAGGAAGAGGCTCGGAAAGCTTTGAGAAGGTTGAGAGCCAGTAACCAAGTAGAAGAAGATATTGAAGAGATGAGAGCGGAGGAACGAGCTCAACAAGCTGAGTCTACAATCTCGATGACCGAGCTTATATGCAGCCCAACTTTAAGAGCACCTCTCGTTATTGGTGTGGTTATGCAACTTTCGCAGCAGCTTTCGGGTATTAATGCC gtattttattattccacGAATCTGTTCACTAGTTCTGGTTTAACGGACGAGAGTGCCAAGTTTGCAACCATTGGCATTGGTGCCATTATGGTTGGTATGACGCTAGTGTCCATCCCGCTCATGGATAGGACAGGAAGGCGTACATTGCACTTGTATGGTCTCGGTGGCATGtttatcttttcaatattcatCACAATTTCGTTTCTCATAAAG GAGTTCTTTGGCTATGTGCAGGAAATGATCGACTGGATGTCCTACATCTCGGTAGTGTCTACTCTGTGCTTCGTCGTGTTCTTCGCCGTAGGACCCGGATCCATCCCATGGATGATCACGGCGGAACTGTTCTCCCAAGGTCCCAGACCCGCCGCTATGTCTATCGCGGTCCTCGTCAATTGGATGGCTAATTTCTTGGTCGGCATCGGTTTTCCAAGCATGAAG ACTAGCCTTGAAAACTACACGTTCCTACCGTTCAGTGCATTTCTAGCCGTCTTCTGGATCTTCACGTACAAGAAGGTTCCTGAGACTAAGAATAAAACATTCGAAGAGATTCTAGCTTTATTCAGGCATGGTAATGACAG GAGCATGCTAAACTGTGTGAATGCATTAGAGGGACACATACCGCCAGCAGAGAGCGCAGCCCTGATGGTGGCAGAGGAGAAGCCACATCCTGATTCAT TTGTGTTTGCAGCTGGATCCGAGCGCTCTTCCGTCGCTCCCGCTCAGCCGGAGAGACCACCGCCCCCGCTTCCCCCGCCACGCTTTCCGAACAGCGGTGTCTGA
- the LOC126854210 gene encoding glucose transporter type 1 isoform X8 has product MADSRGFKPINQLWQSATVPTDQDSECLYEEIPGSRDTDQPAGAAVGHAVQGEEEEEEEEEEDEKGSRGSLDFGVQVGGSGDWWGDQSGDREDIVTGGGTVPRSRSVGRNGRSGTSGGARSRSGSTDRRRPDRTRQQDIVVVGRVEEERYAARRIHVEPGTGAVLPPPAATGLKLTRGRPTSQSTVARYLHSASTNASATHHHHHHHGLHSQYPPASRTTGRQHRHHHSSRGAFSNETQEEVQEDDEATLRELLVSLQKQVSVMSMNLSAKLDELQRGDRQLETTVALCEIRTQLQELTKSVESCQSEVSEVKRDMVAIKHELDTVQQVKEEIEELREYVDRLEEHSHRRKLRLLEQGLTLFLSYAILAAVLGMLQFGYNTGVINAPEVNIENFMKDVYKDRYGEDISDDSVKTLYSVAVSIFAIGGMVGGFSGGTIANRFGRKGGLLLNNVLGIVGACLMGFTKLAESYEMLFFGRFIIGVNCGLNTSLVPMYISEIAPLNLRGGLGTVNQLAVTVGLLVSQVLGIEQILGTNEGWPVLLGLAICPAILQLLLLPVCPESPRYLLITKQWEEEARKALRRLRASNQVEEDIEEMRAEERAQQAESTISMTELICSPTLRAPLVIGVVMQLSQQLSGINAVFYYSTNLFTSSGLTDESAKFATIGIGAIMVGMTLVSIPLMDRTGRRTLHLYGLGGMFIFSIFITISFLIKEFFGYVQEMIDWMSYISVVSTLCFVVFFAVGPGSIPWMITAELFSQGPRPAAMSIAVLVNWMANFLVGIGFPSMKTSLENYTFLPFSAFLAVFWIFTYKKVPETKNKTFEEILALFRHGNDRSMLNCVNALEGHIPPAESAALMVAEEKPHPDSL; this is encoded by the exons ATGGCCGATTCACGCGGCTTCAAGCCAATAAACCAGTTGTGGCAGAGCGCAACAGTGCCGACGGATCAGGATTCGGAGTGTCTCTACGAGGAGATCCCGGGGTCTCGGGATACGGATCAGCCAGCTGGTGCCGCCGTTGGGCACGCGGTGCagggggaggaggaagaggaggaggaggaggaggaggacgagAAAGGCAGCAGGGGAAGTCTCGATTTTGGGGTCCAGGTTGGAGGTAGCGGCGACTGGTGGGGCGATCAGTCGGGGGATCGGGAGGACATCGTCACCGGCGGCGGTACCGTCCCCCGTAGCAGGTCAGTCGGCAGGAACGGCCGATCGGGGACGAGCGGCGGCGCGAGATCGCGCAGCGGGTCGACCGATCGGCGTCGGCCAGATCGAACGCGCCAGCAggacatcgtcgtcgtcggcagGGTGGAGGAGGAGCGGTATGCCGCGCGCAGGATCCACGTGGAGCCCGGTACAGGCGCCGTATTGCCGCCTCCTGCGGCTACCGGCCTCAAGCTGACCAGGGGGCGACCAACGAGCCAGAGCACCGTCGCCCGTTACTTGCACTCGGCCAGCACCAACGCCTCGGCGACACaccaccatcatcatcatcacggCTTGCACAGCCAGTATCCACCGGCATCCAGGACGACCGGCAGGCAGCACCGCCATCATCACTCAAGCCGCGGCGCCTTCAGTAATGAGACGCAGGAAGAGGTACAGGAGGACGATGAAGCCACTCTACGGGAGTTGCTCGTAAG TCTGCAGAAACAGGTCAGCGTTATGAGTATGAACTTGAGTGCCAAGCTGGACGAGCTGCAGCGGGGTGACCGCCAGCTGGAGACCACCGTCGCTCTCTGCGAGATCCGCACGCAGCTGCAGGAGCTCACGAAGAGCGTAGAGTCTTGTCAGAGCGAGGTCAGCGAGGTGAAGCGGGACATGGTCGCGATTAAG CACGAACTAGATACGGTACAGCAAGTTAAGGAAGAGATAGAGGAATTACGGGAGTACGTGGATCGACTGGAAGAGCACTCCCATCGGCGGAAACTTAGGCTCCTGGAGCAG GGACTGACACTTTTCCTATCGTATGCGATACTGGCAGCCGTATTGGGAATGTTGCAGTTTGGATACAACACTGGAGTGATTAACGCGCCTGAAGTg aacatagagaattttatgaaagatGTGTACAAGGATAGATACGGAGAGGATATTTCGGATGATTCTGTCAAGACATTATACTCTGTGGCCGTGAGCATATTCGCGATCGGTGGTATGGTGGGTGGTTTCAGTGGAGGAACAATCGCCAACAGATTTGGCAG AAAGGGAGGCTTACTGCTAAACAACGTGCTGGGCATCGTGGGGGCGTGCCTGATGGGTTTCACGAAGCTCGCTGAGTCGTACGAAATGTTGTTCTTCGGACGGTTCATCATCGGTGTCAATTGTGGCTTGAACACCTCGTTGGTTCCCATGTACATATCGGAAATAGCGCCATTGAACCTGAGAGGCGGCCTAGGCACGGTGAACCAGCTCGCTGTTACGGTGGGCCTCCTGGTCTCCCAGGTGCTGGGCATCGAGCAAATCCTTGGAACAAACGAGGGTTGGCCCGTTCTCTTAGGACTAGCTATCTGTCCTGCCATTCTACAGCTATTGCTGCTTCCAGTTTGCCCGGAATCTCCAAG ATATTTGCTCATTACTAAACAATGGGAGGAAGAGGCTCGGAAAGCTTTGAGAAGGTTGAGAGCCAGTAACCAAGTAGAAGAAGATATTGAAGAGATGAGAGCGGAGGAACGAGCTCAACAAGCTGAGTCTACAATCTCGATGACCGAGCTTATATGCAGCCCAACTTTAAGAGCACCTCTCGTTATTGGTGTGGTTATGCAACTTTCGCAGCAGCTTTCGGGTATTAATGCC gtattttattattccacGAATCTGTTCACTAGTTCTGGTTTAACGGACGAGAGTGCCAAGTTTGCAACCATTGGCATTGGTGCCATTATGGTTGGTATGACGCTAGTGTCCATCCCGCTCATGGATAGGACAGGAAGGCGTACATTGCACTTGTATGGTCTCGGTGGCATGtttatcttttcaatattcatCACAATTTCGTTTCTCATAAAG GAGTTCTTTGGCTATGTGCAGGAAATGATCGACTGGATGTCCTACATCTCGGTAGTGTCTACTCTGTGCTTCGTCGTGTTCTTCGCCGTAGGACCCGGATCCATCCCATGGATGATCACGGCGGAACTGTTCTCCCAAGGTCCCAGACCCGCCGCTATGTCTATCGCGGTCCTCGTCAATTGGATGGCTAATTTCTTGGTCGGCATCGGTTTTCCAAGCATGAAG ACTAGCCTTGAAAACTACACGTTCCTACCGTTCAGTGCATTTCTAGCCGTCTTCTGGATCTTCACGTACAAGAAGGTTCCTGAGACTAAGAATAAAACATTCGAAGAGATTCTAGCTTTATTCAGGCATGGTAATGACAG GAGCATGCTAAACTGTGTGAATGCATTAGAGGGACACATACCGCCAGCAGAGAGCGCAGCCCTGATGGTGGCAGAGGAGAAGCCACATCCTGATTCAT TATAA
- the LOC126854210 gene encoding glucose transporter type 1 isoform X6, whose product MADSRGFKPINQLWQSATVPTDQDSECLYEEIPGSRDTDQPAGAAVGHAVQGEEEEEEEEEEDEKGSRGSLDFGVQVGGSGDWWGDQSGDREDIVTGGGTVPRSRSVGRNGRSGTSGGARSRSGSTDRRRPDRTRQQDIVVVGRVEEERYAARRIHVEPGTGAVLPPPAATGLKLTRGRPTSQSTVARYLHSASTNASATHHHHHHHGLHSQYPPASRTTGRQHRHHHSSRGAFSNETQEEVQEDDEATLRELLVSLQKQVSVMSMNLSAKLDELQRGDRQLETTVALCEIRTQLQELTKSVESCQSEVSEVKRDMVAIKHELDTVQQVKEEIEELREYVDRLEEHSHRRKLRLLEQGLTLFLSYAILAAVLGMLQFGYNTGVINAPEVNIENFMKDVYKDRYGEDISDDSVKTLYSVAVSIFAIGGMVGGFSGGTIANRFGRKGGLLLNNVLGIVGACLMGFTKLAESYEMLFFGRFIIGVNCGLNTSLVPMYISEIAPLNLRGGLGTVNQLAVTVGLLVSQVLGIEQILGTNEGWPVLLGLAICPAILQLLLLPVCPESPRYLLITKQWEEEARKALRRLRASNQVEEDIEEMRAEERAQQAESTISMTELICSPTLRAPLVIGVVMQLSQQLSGINAVFYYSTNLFTSSGLTDESAKFATIGIGAIMVGMTLVSIPLMDRTGRRTLHLYGLGGMFIFSIFITISFLIKEFFGYVQEMIDWMSYISVVSTLCFVVFFAVGPGSIPWMITAELFSQGPRPAAMSIAVLVNWMANFLVGIGFPSMKTSLENYTFLPFSAFLAVFWIFTYKKVPETKNKTFEEILALFRHGNDRSSLRDSRLYGSMLNCVNALEGHIPPAESAALMVAEEKPHPDSL is encoded by the exons ATGGCCGATTCACGCGGCTTCAAGCCAATAAACCAGTTGTGGCAGAGCGCAACAGTGCCGACGGATCAGGATTCGGAGTGTCTCTACGAGGAGATCCCGGGGTCTCGGGATACGGATCAGCCAGCTGGTGCCGCCGTTGGGCACGCGGTGCagggggaggaggaagaggaggaggaggaggaggaggacgagAAAGGCAGCAGGGGAAGTCTCGATTTTGGGGTCCAGGTTGGAGGTAGCGGCGACTGGTGGGGCGATCAGTCGGGGGATCGGGAGGACATCGTCACCGGCGGCGGTACCGTCCCCCGTAGCAGGTCAGTCGGCAGGAACGGCCGATCGGGGACGAGCGGCGGCGCGAGATCGCGCAGCGGGTCGACCGATCGGCGTCGGCCAGATCGAACGCGCCAGCAggacatcgtcgtcgtcggcagGGTGGAGGAGGAGCGGTATGCCGCGCGCAGGATCCACGTGGAGCCCGGTACAGGCGCCGTATTGCCGCCTCCTGCGGCTACCGGCCTCAAGCTGACCAGGGGGCGACCAACGAGCCAGAGCACCGTCGCCCGTTACTTGCACTCGGCCAGCACCAACGCCTCGGCGACACaccaccatcatcatcatcacggCTTGCACAGCCAGTATCCACCGGCATCCAGGACGACCGGCAGGCAGCACCGCCATCATCACTCAAGCCGCGGCGCCTTCAGTAATGAGACGCAGGAAGAGGTACAGGAGGACGATGAAGCCACTCTACGGGAGTTGCTCGTAAG TCTGCAGAAACAGGTCAGCGTTATGAGTATGAACTTGAGTGCCAAGCTGGACGAGCTGCAGCGGGGTGACCGCCAGCTGGAGACCACCGTCGCTCTCTGCGAGATCCGCACGCAGCTGCAGGAGCTCACGAAGAGCGTAGAGTCTTGTCAGAGCGAGGTCAGCGAGGTGAAGCGGGACATGGTCGCGATTAAG CACGAACTAGATACGGTACAGCAAGTTAAGGAAGAGATAGAGGAATTACGGGAGTACGTGGATCGACTGGAAGAGCACTCCCATCGGCGGAAACTTAGGCTCCTGGAGCAG GGACTGACACTTTTCCTATCGTATGCGATACTGGCAGCCGTATTGGGAATGTTGCAGTTTGGATACAACACTGGAGTGATTAACGCGCCTGAAGTg aacatagagaattttatgaaagatGTGTACAAGGATAGATACGGAGAGGATATTTCGGATGATTCTGTCAAGACATTATACTCTGTGGCCGTGAGCATATTCGCGATCGGTGGTATGGTGGGTGGTTTCAGTGGAGGAACAATCGCCAACAGATTTGGCAG AAAGGGAGGCTTACTGCTAAACAACGTGCTGGGCATCGTGGGGGCGTGCCTGATGGGTTTCACGAAGCTCGCTGAGTCGTACGAAATGTTGTTCTTCGGACGGTTCATCATCGGTGTCAATTGTGGCTTGAACACCTCGTTGGTTCCCATGTACATATCGGAAATAGCGCCATTGAACCTGAGAGGCGGCCTAGGCACGGTGAACCAGCTCGCTGTTACGGTGGGCCTCCTGGTCTCCCAGGTGCTGGGCATCGAGCAAATCCTTGGAACAAACGAGGGTTGGCCCGTTCTCTTAGGACTAGCTATCTGTCCTGCCATTCTACAGCTATTGCTGCTTCCAGTTTGCCCGGAATCTCCAAG ATATTTGCTCATTACTAAACAATGGGAGGAAGAGGCTCGGAAAGCTTTGAGAAGGTTGAGAGCCAGTAACCAAGTAGAAGAAGATATTGAAGAGATGAGAGCGGAGGAACGAGCTCAACAAGCTGAGTCTACAATCTCGATGACCGAGCTTATATGCAGCCCAACTTTAAGAGCACCTCTCGTTATTGGTGTGGTTATGCAACTTTCGCAGCAGCTTTCGGGTATTAATGCC gtattttattattccacGAATCTGTTCACTAGTTCTGGTTTAACGGACGAGAGTGCCAAGTTTGCAACCATTGGCATTGGTGCCATTATGGTTGGTATGACGCTAGTGTCCATCCCGCTCATGGATAGGACAGGAAGGCGTACATTGCACTTGTATGGTCTCGGTGGCATGtttatcttttcaatattcatCACAATTTCGTTTCTCATAAAG GAGTTCTTTGGCTATGTGCAGGAAATGATCGACTGGATGTCCTACATCTCGGTAGTGTCTACTCTGTGCTTCGTCGTGTTCTTCGCCGTAGGACCCGGATCCATCCCATGGATGATCACGGCGGAACTGTTCTCCCAAGGTCCCAGACCCGCCGCTATGTCTATCGCGGTCCTCGTCAATTGGATGGCTAATTTCTTGGTCGGCATCGGTTTTCCAAGCATGAAG ACTAGCCTTGAAAACTACACGTTCCTACCGTTCAGTGCATTTCTAGCCGTCTTCTGGATCTTCACGTACAAGAAGGTTCCTGAGACTAAGAATAAAACATTCGAAGAGATTCTAGCTTTATTCAGGCATGGTAATGACAG GAGCAGCTTGCGGGACAGCAGACTTTATGG GAGCATGCTAAACTGTGTGAATGCATTAGAGGGACACATACCGCCAGCAGAGAGCGCAGCCCTGATGGTGGCAGAGGAGAAGCCACATCCTGATTCAT TATAA
- the LOC126854210 gene encoding glucose transporter type 1 isoform X9, with translation MADSRGFKPINQLWQSATVPTDQDSECLYEEIPGSRDTDQPAGAAVGHAVQGEEEEEEEEEEDEKGSRGSLDFGVQVGGSGDWWGDQSGDREDIVTGGGTVPRSRSVGRNGRSGTSGGARSRSGSTDRRRPDRTRQQDIVVVGRVEEERYAARRIHVEPGTGAVLPPPAATGLKLTRGRPTSQSTVARYLHSASTNASATHHHHHHHGLHSQYPPASRTTGRQHRHHHSSRGAFSNETQEEVQEDDEATLRELLVSLQKQVSVMSMNLSAKLDELQRGDRQLETTVALCEIRTQLQELTKSVESCQSEVSEVKRDMVAIKHELDTVQQVKEEIEELREYVDRLEEHSHRRKLRLLEQGLTLFLSYAILAAVLGMLQFGYNTGVINAPEVNIENFMKDVYKDRYGEDISDDSVKTLYSVAVSIFAIGGMVGGFSGGTIANRFGRKGGLLLNNVLGIVGACLMGFTKLAESYEMLFFGRFIIGVNCGLNTSLVPMYISEIAPLNLRGGLGTVNQLAVTVGLLVSQVLGIEQILGTNEGWPVLLGLAICPAILQLLLLPVCPESPRYLLITKQWEEEARKALRRLRASNQVEEDIEEMRAEERAQQAESTISMTELICSPTLRAPLVIGVVMQLSQQLSGINAVFYYSTNLFTSSGLTDESAKFATIGIGAIMVGMTLVSIPLMDRTGRRTLHLYGLGGMFIFSIFITISFLIKEFFGYVQEMIDWMSYISVVSTLCFVVFFAVGPGSIPWMITAELFSQGPRPAAMSIAVLVNWMANFLVGIGFPSMKTSLENYTFLPFSAFLAVFWIFTYKKVPETKNKTFEEILALFRHGNDREEELATNSSTETVLSDAKTANHTHTTDKL, from the exons ATGGCCGATTCACGCGGCTTCAAGCCAATAAACCAGTTGTGGCAGAGCGCAACAGTGCCGACGGATCAGGATTCGGAGTGTCTCTACGAGGAGATCCCGGGGTCTCGGGATACGGATCAGCCAGCTGGTGCCGCCGTTGGGCACGCGGTGCagggggaggaggaagaggaggaggaggaggaggaggacgagAAAGGCAGCAGGGGAAGTCTCGATTTTGGGGTCCAGGTTGGAGGTAGCGGCGACTGGTGGGGCGATCAGTCGGGGGATCGGGAGGACATCGTCACCGGCGGCGGTACCGTCCCCCGTAGCAGGTCAGTCGGCAGGAACGGCCGATCGGGGACGAGCGGCGGCGCGAGATCGCGCAGCGGGTCGACCGATCGGCGTCGGCCAGATCGAACGCGCCAGCAggacatcgtcgtcgtcggcagGGTGGAGGAGGAGCGGTATGCCGCGCGCAGGATCCACGTGGAGCCCGGTACAGGCGCCGTATTGCCGCCTCCTGCGGCTACCGGCCTCAAGCTGACCAGGGGGCGACCAACGAGCCAGAGCACCGTCGCCCGTTACTTGCACTCGGCCAGCACCAACGCCTCGGCGACACaccaccatcatcatcatcacggCTTGCACAGCCAGTATCCACCGGCATCCAGGACGACCGGCAGGCAGCACCGCCATCATCACTCAAGCCGCGGCGCCTTCAGTAATGAGACGCAGGAAGAGGTACAGGAGGACGATGAAGCCACTCTACGGGAGTTGCTCGTAAG TCTGCAGAAACAGGTCAGCGTTATGAGTATGAACTTGAGTGCCAAGCTGGACGAGCTGCAGCGGGGTGACCGCCAGCTGGAGACCACCGTCGCTCTCTGCGAGATCCGCACGCAGCTGCAGGAGCTCACGAAGAGCGTAGAGTCTTGTCAGAGCGAGGTCAGCGAGGTGAAGCGGGACATGGTCGCGATTAAG CACGAACTAGATACGGTACAGCAAGTTAAGGAAGAGATAGAGGAATTACGGGAGTACGTGGATCGACTGGAAGAGCACTCCCATCGGCGGAAACTTAGGCTCCTGGAGCAG GGACTGACACTTTTCCTATCGTATGCGATACTGGCAGCCGTATTGGGAATGTTGCAGTTTGGATACAACACTGGAGTGATTAACGCGCCTGAAGTg aacatagagaattttatgaaagatGTGTACAAGGATAGATACGGAGAGGATATTTCGGATGATTCTGTCAAGACATTATACTCTGTGGCCGTGAGCATATTCGCGATCGGTGGTATGGTGGGTGGTTTCAGTGGAGGAACAATCGCCAACAGATTTGGCAG AAAGGGAGGCTTACTGCTAAACAACGTGCTGGGCATCGTGGGGGCGTGCCTGATGGGTTTCACGAAGCTCGCTGAGTCGTACGAAATGTTGTTCTTCGGACGGTTCATCATCGGTGTCAATTGTGGCTTGAACACCTCGTTGGTTCCCATGTACATATCGGAAATAGCGCCATTGAACCTGAGAGGCGGCCTAGGCACGGTGAACCAGCTCGCTGTTACGGTGGGCCTCCTGGTCTCCCAGGTGCTGGGCATCGAGCAAATCCTTGGAACAAACGAGGGTTGGCCCGTTCTCTTAGGACTAGCTATCTGTCCTGCCATTCTACAGCTATTGCTGCTTCCAGTTTGCCCGGAATCTCCAAG ATATTTGCTCATTACTAAACAATGGGAGGAAGAGGCTCGGAAAGCTTTGAGAAGGTTGAGAGCCAGTAACCAAGTAGAAGAAGATATTGAAGAGATGAGAGCGGAGGAACGAGCTCAACAAGCTGAGTCTACAATCTCGATGACCGAGCTTATATGCAGCCCAACTTTAAGAGCACCTCTCGTTATTGGTGTGGTTATGCAACTTTCGCAGCAGCTTTCGGGTATTAATGCC gtattttattattccacGAATCTGTTCACTAGTTCTGGTTTAACGGACGAGAGTGCCAAGTTTGCAACCATTGGCATTGGTGCCATTATGGTTGGTATGACGCTAGTGTCCATCCCGCTCATGGATAGGACAGGAAGGCGTACATTGCACTTGTATGGTCTCGGTGGCATGtttatcttttcaatattcatCACAATTTCGTTTCTCATAAAG GAGTTCTTTGGCTATGTGCAGGAAATGATCGACTGGATGTCCTACATCTCGGTAGTGTCTACTCTGTGCTTCGTCGTGTTCTTCGCCGTAGGACCCGGATCCATCCCATGGATGATCACGGCGGAACTGTTCTCCCAAGGTCCCAGACCCGCCGCTATGTCTATCGCGGTCCTCGTCAATTGGATGGCTAATTTCTTGGTCGGCATCGGTTTTCCAAGCATGAAG ACTAGCCTTGAAAACTACACGTTCCTACCGTTCAGTGCATTTCTAGCCGTCTTCTGGATCTTCACGTACAAGAAGGTTCCTGAGACTAAGAATAAAACATTCGAAGAGATTCTAGCTTTATTCAGGCATGGTAATGACAG GGAAGAGGAGCTCGCCACTAACTCTAGCACGGAGACCGTCCTATCTGATGCCAAGACTGCCAACCATACCCACACTACTGATAAACTATAG